A genomic segment from Ptychodera flava strain L36383 chromosome 19, AS_Pfla_20210202, whole genome shotgun sequence encodes:
- the LOC139119225 gene encoding LOW QUALITY PROTEIN: ecto-NOX disulfide-thiol exchanger 2-like (The sequence of the model RefSeq protein was modified relative to this genomic sequence to represent the inferred CDS: inserted 1 base in 1 codon), giving the protein MTAPVFPFLQQGLAPTPNIVGLQNSLQVQPGVVDPSRNNLPLDFGGKPSTNVLATSTTDATKSKEDGVAGDPAMSAAAFGGLENWATPSGAWGNMGQIGMAHFQGDPNVLNQWQMTGGFGMVPPPPPPDMQQKDIIHSKSCTLFPPMPGMPPSTTRERPPGCRTVFVGGLPQNISEEIVREVFERCGGVTSIRMSKKNFCHIRFENEACVDNAIYLSGYRIRIGASAEIPDIGRLHVDFAQARDDLFEYECRQRQLHREARHRQKLEEQMLRPPSPQPVIHYSDNEALSLAEHLKADESFPLAVQTLATWLERGDCNKRTAXHFYSMVQSTNSHVRRLLNDKQMYGEELDKAKDLHSQRMNGIITQFDQIERVFLGASKQKCRDHFSKAQRKHIDQWQRQVKEIKINQIQDLLSDRTEVDMEVSSDTEETVTLETEPATKKQKVDEGELINNAGELELLKEENDSLRCQLEAYKNEVDILRTEHNQVTHIKETQIKALQHAVQGLQQQLLAAKAEAKQSKEEEQKKAEKPGALMQWLKTTVVGKEKPEDDSEKSEEKETDKDEKDAAPSSSQESSDKETTVTTKTTEKEALLVGLLATFLHVHPFGASVEYLWSYISRLDSKVSPAEIESLMIKLPSVFQQQLFGVGATLEKRWKFCGFETCLAKKP; this is encoded by the exons ATGACTGCTCCCGTCTTTCCATTTTTGCAACAGGGATTGGCACCAACTCCAAATATAG TTGGATTACAGAATTCACTCCAAGTACAGCCTGGAGTGGTTGATCCTTCCAGAAATAATCTACCACTTGACTTTGGAGGTAAACCATCTACCAATGTACTTGCTACCAGCACTACAGATGCAACAAAATCCAAGGAGGATG GTGTTGCAGGTGACCCAGCCATGTCAGCAGCAGCGTTTGGTGGATTAGAAAACTGGGCTACCCCAAGTGGAGCGTGGGGCAATATGGGACAGATTGGAATGGCGCATTTCCAAGGAGATCCTAATGTATTAAACCAATGGCAGATGACTGGTGGATTCGGCATGGTACCTCCACCACCGCCACCTGATATGCAACAGAAAGATATCATTCACAGTAAAAGTTGTACATTGTTCCCTCCAATGCCAG GCATGCCACCATCAACAACCAGGGAAAGGCCGCCAGGATGTCGTACAGTATTCGTTGGTGGTTTGCCACAAAACATCTCGGAGGAAATTGTCAGAGAGGTATTTGAAAGATGTGGTGGTGTGACAAGCATTCGGATGAGTAAGAAGAATTTCTGCCAcatcagatttgaaaatgaggCGTGTGTAGACAATGCTATATACTTATCTG GCTATCGTATTCGGATCGGTGCTTCAGCAGAAATCCCTGACATTGGCCGACTTCATGTGGACTTTGCACAGGCCAGAGATGATCTGTTTGAGTATGAGTGCAGACAGAGGCAGTTGCACAGAGAAGCCAGACATCGTCAGAAGTTAGAAGAGCAAATGCTACGACCACCATCACCACAACCTGTCATTCATTACTCAGACAATGAAGCTTTGTCACTTGCTGAACACTTGAAAG CCGATGAGTCATTTCCTCTGGCAGTGCAGACACTTGCTACATGGTTGGAGAGAGGAGATTGCAACAAACGTACAG AACACTTTTACAGTATGGTGCAGTCAACAAATAG TCATGTCAGAAGACTGCTTAACGATAAACAAATGTACGGTGAAGAATTAGACAAGGCCAAAGATCTGCATTCCCAAAGGATGAACGGCATTATTACTCAAT TTGATCAGATAGAAAGGGTATTCTTGGGAGCCAGCAAGCAGAAATGCCGTGACCATTTCTCCAAAGCTCAACGCAAGCACATTGACCAATGGCAACGTCAAGTAAAG GAAATTAAAATCAATCAGATCCAAGACTTGTTGAGTGACAGAACTGAAGTCGACATGGAAGTATCTTCTGATACTGAGGAAACAGTTACCTTGGAAACAGAACCAGCAACAAAGAAGCAGAAAGTTGATGAGG GTGAGCTTATAAACAACGCTGGTGAATTGGAATTACTGAAAGAAGAAAATGACAGTCTGCGGTGTCAGTTGGAAGCCTATAAGAATGAAGTTGATATTCTGAGAACTGAGCACAATCAAGTTACTCATATCAAAGAAACTCAAATCAAGGCTTTACAACATGCAGTACAGGGATTACAGCAG CAACTGTTGGCAGCCAAAGCAGAAGCTAAGCAGTCTAAGGAAGAAGAACAAAAGAAAGCagag AAACCAGGAGCACTGATGCAGTGGTTAAAGACAACGGTCGTTGGGAAAGAAAAACCAGAGGACGACAGCGAAAAATCTGAAGAGAAAGAGACGGACAAGGATGAAAAAGATGCTGCACCATCTTCAAGCCAAGAATCCTCAGATAAAGAGACAACAGTAACAACCAAAACTACTGAAAAAGAAGCTTTATTAGTTG GATTATTAGCAACATTTCTTCATGTTCATCCATTTGGAGCATCTGTGGAATATCTTTGGTCGTATATATCTAGATTGGACAGCAAAGTCTCCCCTGCTGAAATCGAATCTTTGATGATAAAACTGCCGTCCGTTTTCCAACAACAATTGTTCGGTGTCGGAGCAACTCTGGAGAAAAGATGGAAATTTTGTGGTTTTGAGACGTGTCTTGCCAAGAAACCTTGA